The sequence below is a genomic window from Gossypium hirsutum isolate 1008001.06 chromosome A11, Gossypium_hirsutum_v2.1, whole genome shotgun sequence.
GTTTAGATTTTGATACACGTTTTTATgttgtatttaaaaaatatatatgtagtaAAATCTTAACTTCACTTATAGAGTTAAAAATTTCCACGGTTAGCATACCAAATAATAACccatagtaaaatattaaaaaatagaatacatgacaactttttaaatttacttGTGGAGTTGAAAAAATACACTTGCTAGTGTTTCAAATACTAACCATTAttatatagttttggtattttccatgtttattttaCTATTCATGATCAGAGTTTACGGTTTCTCCTTCCAATAATACCGTTTCAAATGTCTGAATTTACATTTTCTCATTTAAAGtataatgtgtcttattattgtATCCGACGAGAAATGTaagtagttaattagtttaatttttaaattctagtgaatttataaaaaataattaattttttaattgagttatttttttggttaattccGTGATACCAAAATTTTATGagtaactaaataaaaataactatgtaatttaaaattttatatacaaatgatttatttctaaaaacgTCGATGGTATCTATGAAAATAATTGAAAGTCGGATATTTGTCCAAAAAGCTGAAGTTGGAGACGTAAGAGGAGTAGCTTTTGAGTCACAATCAAACCATGTACATGTAGTTGTGATGCAAGTGCTATATATCTTGTCAAATTTACCGAGAAGTTGCTGCTTCTTGTTTACCTGTGTTGCCTAGCATTATCGAATAGACATAAGTTGAAAAACTTAAAAAGCTACTTTCATTCACCTACGTCTTCTTCTTTGGTTCTATCCAAAGTGATAAGAATTTAAGAGCATGCCGACCTATAATATATCGCAACTCTAGAAGCATGCATCAATCAAAAAGGTAACGGTTCAATCATTGGAACGGGGAGATTTTCTTTTTCCATATAAAGCCAATCTACCTAGCATGCTTATTATAGAGTTATAGTTTGTCgtcattttatacatatatatgcaatGAAGTGGCTGGCTGGTACAAAATAGGCTAGTTTTCGTTTTCTTGTATGAAAACTGCGTGttgagaaaatgacttaattgatgcATGGAACGAAGAATGGCTTCAAGTATATATAGATATCCTATATATGTTAGGACACATGGCATGTTTCTTAGGAGGTAGGACCTAGTTAACTCAAGGATGACCCTTTGGGGCACTATGGATTGCACCTGGGCAGCCCTTTTTGGTTGATGGCCGCATTCAGTCTGATCTTGGGAAAGTGGATGTGCTAATCATTTCCAATCATATTGAATTGACTTAAACTTGGGCTACTTTAGATGCTGCCTAAGTAGTCCTATTCAAAGGAGTCACATTAATTCACCAAGTTTAATTCTTCGGTTTTACACTAGTTTTGAGTTGGATATTTTTTACGTTTATATGAAAAGAAATCATATTTAAAGGATCAATATTCTTTACTCACTTGGGAGATTTAGTTCCCATGGAATCCTAATCATTAATAAGTTATCAAACTATGAACTTCTAATTTattactgatttttttaattagttttattactaattctcTTAAAACTAATATTTGATCATCTGTAAATATTTGAAGAATGGCAGTTTAATGGTTTGATTGTTGCTCTCGAGGGCATGAAATAACAAGAgaatttaaatttgttttcattatgaacaaaaagaaaaaaaaaagcaagtgCAAACGAAAACAAATGCAAGAGATTTATGGGAAATGGTTTTGGTCCAAATAGCACAATCCGAGAACCTCCTCAGGGCTCATATCCAATTCAAAATTAAGAGAAGAAACCCAGAAAACCACTGAAAGCCCATTTTAGAATCAGATGCCATGCATCCATTCAACCTTTGAAGTTCATGCAAAATACACAGCGATAACAGTCAAAATCGATTTAAGCTAATTCTTGGATGCTTCTTTTTTCTAAATTCCAAAAGTTAGTATGTCCCAAAAGATATAAGCTAAACTTACAACCAAACATGAATTTGAACAACGACAAACAGATTGTCTCGTTCCTGGACCTTGGATGATCGAACTCAATAAAAGAGAAGCAGAAAGAGAAacgcacattaaatatgtatgctATATATATGCAAGAGCTTTACTTGATTGTAGCAACAATTATCTAAATTTAGATAAATATGGGTACCTTTCTGTTAAAAAGAAATTTTGGGTTGATaccttgagaaataaaaaaaaaaaattgggttagtTATTCTGGTAAAAAGATCGTGGAATTGAGGGCACGGTCGTCGTCGCATTGCCAAAGACCACCATCATTGAAACGACAACCGCTGGAGCCCCTGGAGGCAAAGGCTGTTCTCGTTTCCCGACATGGCGGATGTTTTCTTTACCTGGGTTTCGGCTTTTAGAATCGTATTTTCTCTCCTTTTCCTCGTCGCCACCTCTTCCGTCCTCCTTTCCCTTCCCATCGAAAAGgcatttccttattttttttttttttatttttttccataatcCGCcttctttaaattttgttttatacatattttactcAATTAAACAATTCGATATTTAAAACTTCCTTTTATTGTGTTTTATTTCATATTTGCATGATTGCATCTCTGCAACTTCGTTAATTGAAAGGATTGATGATGCAGATGGTGAAGGGTTTCCTGTTCTGGGTTAAGGAAGATCTTGGGCAATGGGGTCCATTTGTGCTGTAAGTTAGCACTGTTTATTAATGATTGGCTGAATCTTAAATCATTCAGTTTTGCTGCATTGATGTGTACATTGTTGATTTTTCTTCTGATTTATTCTAATGTTCAAGCTATGTTGAACATAAGTTGAAATGtccctttttttttatgtttattcaaCTTCAACCTGTGTGCATGAAACATATCTTTCTTGGTATTGCAGGGCCTTATCGTATATTCCTCTCACGATCCTTGTCGTTCCTGCTTCGATTCTTACCGTGGGTTCTCATTGCATTTTGCATTtagattaaaataattatattattggTTTTGAAACCTCATTCAGCTGTTTCGATATAAGTAATACTAGCACTCGTATGCTTTCTATGAAAGAGACAAATTCGTTCTTTTGTTGGTTAGCAGCTAGGGGGAGGTTATCTGTTTGGGCTGTCAGTGGGGTTTATGGCTGATTCAATTGGTGCTACCCTAGGGGCTACCGCTGCATTCGTCCTTGGCCGAACAGTGAGTCTATTGAGCTACTGTGTGATGTGGATCATTTCTTAATATAAGCATGCACAATATGTTCTTGATAAAACTAAAGTCAGATTTTGATCAAGTAGTGCTACTCATTGATTGAATATTTCTtagtttttttctctctctcgGGCAAGAATAAGTTTTTTAAGCCTTGCATTTGCTTTTCTGGCAGATAGGAAAATCATATTTGATCTCCAAACTAAGGAATTACCCAAAGTTCCAGGCTGTTGCTAATGCAATCGAGATATCTAGTTTTAAGGCAAGAATTTTGTGTCTTTTCTTAGCCTATTGTACCTGCTTGTAACTATTACAGCTTGGTGAATATGTTGCGTCCGCTTCTTGttgtatgttttaatttattttcatcttCTTAGGATATACACAATAAGGCTATCATATGAACTACTTAAATGACAATGATGAATTTCAAATTCAATGGCACAGGATCCAATCATTTCAGGAGCTTTATGTTTAACTGTGTGGATGTGTTTCTTTATGCCTCGTCATGTGAAATGGAGTATTCCAGTTGATGGTCGCTTCCTGCAATTCATATTTCTTGAATGCTGTAGGTTTTATAGTTAGAAATTTTGAGAAATGCGTTGGAATCCCCTTCTTTAGCTTGACAACTCTATATATATATGCTTCATGTCACTAAATAGTTCTTTAAGAAAATGGGACTTGTAGTACCGTACAGTCCAATACCGTATAATGAATTCCAGGAACTAAGTTTGCTTGATAATTCTATTTATAAGCTTCCAAAAATGCATTGAACATTGGATTTTTTATTTACTAcacatatatttttgaaattttgcagaTCAGTCTACATTTTCTATTGTATCATGGAACTCTCTGCTTTGGTTAATTTTCTTCGTCTTTTTGGTCCCAACAGATGGTTTTTCTGCTTCGGCTTGTTCCTTTATTGCCGTTCAGCTTGTTGAATTACTTACTTTCCGTGACTCCAGTTAATCTCAGCGTGTACGTGTTGGCATCTTGGTTAGGAATGATGGTAGTTACTCCCTAACTATCTCCTGTTTCATTTATCGGAGATGATTGATCATGCAAGATGCTGTTCTTTTTATAACCTTTAGTACTTGTTTGGCAAACAAGTTACTATTTTCTTGTCCTTGCTTTGAGATTTCTTCATTTAGTTCTTTTTTGGTTGAACTTTTATTGAAGTTGTTAAGTCTCTTGCTTTCTTCTTATTACAGCCTTCCATATTCGGCCTGGCATATATCGGGACTACAATAAAGGACCTTTCAGATGTCACACAAGGATGGAATGAGATTTCTACAATTCACCAAGTATGTATCATGACCCGTTTATGTTAACTTTTTAAAGGATATTTGATCCTTAACATGCATTTAGCAGCTATTACAGGATATGGGATTTCACAATGTTGAAGTATTTCTATCTTGGTTATTGTTAGTGAAGGATTTGAATAGTCTTCTTTCCCGTAAAATAATGATTTCTATTGGATTAGAGGTTTCTGATTCTTCCTAGGATATTGCTTAATTTCCTTATCTCTTGAACTGATCTTTGCCT
It includes:
- the LOC107922818 gene encoding TVP38/TMEM64 family membrane protein slr0305 isoform X2 encodes the protein MADVFFTWVSAFRIVFSLLFLVATSSVLLSLPIEKMVKGFLFWVKEDLGQWGPFVLALSYIPLTILVVPASILTLGGGYLFGLSVGFMADSIGATLGATAAFVLGRTIGKSYLISKLRNYPKFQAVANAIEISSFKMVFLLRLVPLLPFSLLNYLLSVTPVNLSVYVLASWLGMMPSIFGLAYIGTTIKDLSDVTQGWNEISTIHQVLMAIGLCASAILLIWITKGAKATLEKALAVTNAKTERFFAPAMLPIVPVSHTPVDAEKPLLITVDSSRERNQRQESSMSTRS
- the LOC107922818 gene encoding TVP38/TMEM64 family membrane protein slr0305 isoform X1, which produces MADVFFTWVSAFRIVFSLLFLVATSSVLLSLPIEKMVKGFLFWVKEDLGQWGPFVLALSYIPLTILVVPASILTQLGGGYLFGLSVGFMADSIGATLGATAAFVLGRTIGKSYLISKLRNYPKFQAVANAIEISSFKMVFLLRLVPLLPFSLLNYLLSVTPVNLSVYVLASWLGMMPSIFGLAYIGTTIKDLSDVTQGWNEISTIHQVLMAIGLCASAILLIWITKGAKATLEKALAVTNAKTERFFAPAMLPIVPVSHTPVDAEKPLLITVDSSRERNQRQESSMSTRS